The Acetonema longum DSM 6540 DNA segment CCAATTTCTCCACCTCAGCTGCAGTCGCATTGACGGCGGCCAGGGCTGCCAGTTCGCTTTCAATGGCCCGACGGGCCACCAGCACTTCCAAAAGCTGCTCTTTGGTATGCCCCTGCAAAGCGGCGGCAAATTCCACACCCCATTGCATGCCCCGTTGTTTACTGGCCAGATGCGCTAAGCGTTCCACACCGGCAGCAGAAAGCGTCCGCCCCTGAAAACCGGTTTTAGCGGTATAGCGGGCCCGGTCCAGGTCCCGCAGCAGCCGCCCCACCGTGGCTTCACTGATCGAATGACCCTGTTCCTGCAGCTGAACGCAGATTGCGCCGCAGCCAATCGCCTGGCACGCTTCCCGGATAATGACCAGCATATCATATTCCAACTTTTCCTTATCACTTAGCACTGCTATCCCGCTCCATACCTTAGTCTCCGGTCAGCCGGCCGGTCATTCTGTCCTTATATATTTCATCGCCGGCCAGCATCACTCCTTCTGCCGCCACTGTGAAAAGCTAAATATGGAAATTTATACGCCCGGTCCAGCTGCCGCCGTATAATGGCGTCATCCCCTTTGGCCCAGCAACCATGGTTCTTTTTCATCGAACCGGTACACATACGCCCGGCCCCGGACCCGGGCACCCGTTCCCTGGAATTCAATAAAAACAATATCGACATCTCTGAAACCCCAATTTTTCAAGAGACGCAGCATTAGCTCCCGCCCTTC contains these protein-coding regions:
- a CDS encoding FCD domain-containing protein, with amino-acid sequence MLSDKEKLEYDMLVIIREACQAIGCGAICVQLQEQGHSISEATVGRLLRDLDRARYTAKTGFQGRTLSAAGVERLAHLASKQRGMQWGVEFAAALQGHTKEQLLEVLVARRAIESELAALAAVNATAAEVEKLDSIMEEQRQIIAAGGAAAQLDVDFHALIAQMARNRILMAAVALIRQDDQLSPVLEHIRRQVNSAAYIDHRKIYQGIAGSSPVTARQAMTEHIDKLIDDVEKYWEQSSHA